TGGCGAGCTGAATGACTGTCGAGCCGAGGCCACCGGCGCCGGCGTGGATGAGCACCTTCTGACCCGGCTTCACGTGGGTGCGCTCGACGAGAACCTGCCAGGCGGCCAGGGCCACCAATGGCACTGCGGCTGCCTCTTGGAGGGTGAGGGAGGCCGGCTTGGGTGCGACATCGTCCATGTCGATCGCGATGAACTCCGCGAAGCCGCCGATCCGCAGGTCGCGCGGACGGGCGTAGACCTCGTCGCCGACTTCGAAGCCGTGTACGGCGGAGCCGACCCGCGCCACGACGCCGGCCACGTCGTGGCCGAGCACGAACGGAAGCTTGTACTTCAGGAGCTGCTTGAACTCCCCGTTGCGGACCATTTTGTCCAGCGGGTTGATACTGGCGGCGCTCACTCTGACCAGGACGTCGCGGTCTCCGACGGTGGGCTCAGGTACCTCTGCGGCGCGTGCGCCGTCCTTGCCGTACTTCTCGACGACGAATGCCTTCATGTCGGCCGCCTTTCTGCGTGGGTATTCCGGTGGTCGATTCGATTCTTCGCGCAGGTCCCCCTGTGCGCCCGTTTCTTGCGTGCGGCCGGGTTGATGTGCTGGCCACGACGCTACTTCCTGAGTATTAAAAAGTAAACTCAGGTTCGCGGCGGGGTGACCGCCATCCCGCCGACCCGGAGGGCCCGACCGAAGCGGCTTGCCGACCGGGGCTACGACCTGATCCTGGTGGCCCGGAACACTGCGCGGCTGGAAACGCTGGCGTCTGACATCCGCGGCCGCACGGGCCGCGCGGTGGACGTCGTCACCGCCGACCTCACCGATGCGGCGCAGATCTCCGTGGTCGAGGAGCGTCTGCGGACCGACGAGAGCATCGAGGTACTGATCAACAATGCCGGCGGTGCGCTGCTCACGCCGCTGGCGGCCTCGGACGCGGCGGCCTACGAGGCGCTGATCAACCTCAATGTGACAGCGCTGACCAGGCTGACCATCGCGGTCCTGCCGGGTCTGACGGCCCGCGGGCACGGCACCGTCGTGAACATCTCCTCTGCCATGGCTCTCAACATCCTGCCCGTCAGCGCCGTCTACAGCGGCACCAAGAGCTATGTGCTGACGTTCACCCAGGCCCTGCAGCAGGAACTCGCCGAGAGCCCCGTCACCGTGCAGGCCGTGCTGCCGGGCGCCGTCCGCACCGAGCTCTGGGACGGCTCAGGCGTCGACCTCGAAGCCCTTCCCGACGAGTCGATCATGAGCGTGGACGACGCCGTCGACGCGGCGCTCGCCGGCCTCGACGCCGGGGAGCCCGTCACCATCCCGTCCCTGCCCCAGATCAGCGACTGGGAGTCGTTCGAGAAGGCGCGTCAGACGCTCGTCCCGAACCTCTCGCAGCGGGTCCCAGCCGATCGCTACCGCGGCTGACCGTCGCTCGAACTCCCATGCCGAAGTCCCTTTGTGACAACGGCAAGGCCGATGCCGCACGCGACTGATGCGTCCTGCGGCGTGGGGAAGACCGATGCGCTCGGCCTCCTCCTTCCCTCCGCCTGTACGAACAGCCGGGGCCCGGCACTGCACTGCCTTCCACGGTGGAAG
The nucleotide sequence above comes from Streptomyces sp. NL15-2K. Encoded proteins:
- a CDS encoding SDR family oxidoreductase → MTAIPPTRRARPKRLADRGYDLILVARNTARLETLASDIRGRTGRAVDVVTADLTDAAQISVVEERLRTDESIEVLINNAGGALLTPLAASDAAAYEALINLNVTALTRLTIAVLPGLTARGHGTVVNISSAMALNILPVSAVYSGTKSYVLTFTQALQQELAESPVTVQAVLPGAVRTELWDGSGVDLEALPDESIMSVDDAVDAALAGLDAGEPVTIPSLPQISDWESFEKARQTLVPNLSQRVPADRYRG